The genomic window TAAAACAGGGTATCATGCCCACGACTCCAATTAATGTGTACGTCTTTCTCAATGAAAAACTTATACAATTCAACTTATGTTCCCCCAACTTCTTTTGGAAAGTACTACGGAAACTAACGGATGCGAATGTACAATAAGGGAAAAGGATAACGTTTTTATTGTCGATAGAATTATTATTTCTGCTAGCACTTTAATCGTTTATCATAGCAGGGGACACATACCTTAAACATAACTTTTTTAAACAACTCTATTAATCTTATTGTTTTCTTCATGATGTGTATGAGATTATAGTCGTAAGACATCATAGGGAGGCAGTTTTGTGAAAAAGCTACAATATAAAATACTATTAGGTTTTGCGTCAGTATTATTATTAGTGATTATTATTGCTAGTTTTAGTTACTATCAAATTAAAAAAGCGAATGAGATTGCTGAAGAAGTCGCAGCAGATGATTTAGTTGAGTTAATGTATTATGAGTCACTTCGTTTTAATTTGGCAGAGAGAATAGGTGCCATGAGAGGATTTTTGGTCTATGAAGACCCTGCTTTTATTGATAAATTTTATAAACTCTCTGAAGAAAGTGATATCATTGGATCAAACTTAGCGAATAGAAGTTCAACTGAAGAATTAAAAACTCTTCAACCAATAGTGGATAATAGCATGGCCTTTAGTGAAAGTGTGAATAACGTCTTTGAACTCTATCTTCGTGGAGATAAAAAAGAGGGTGCTCGGTTAGTAAAAGAAACCCGACAACAAACGGAGCTGCTTATTGAGGAACTAATGCAAGATCTAGAGAGTGCTGTTGATAGTAAACAAAAGAAAACTGAAATAGCAACAAGTGAAATGGTTAATAATGGAAAAAAGACTATAAATCTTATAATGATTCTGTCTCTAGCATCCATATTAATAGGAATTATAATATCAATAATTATAGCTCGTATGATAATAAAACCTATTTTAATGGTTGTTAGACGAATTCAAACTATTGCAACGGGTGATTTATCAGGAGAAGAAATGAAAATTAGATCCAAGGATGAAGTTGGACAGCTTGTTGTTGCTGTAAATCATATGGTGGAAAACGTGAAAGAATTAATATTAAACACTCGTGAAACCTCTGAACAAGTTGCAGCAGCCTCAGAAGAGTTAACAGCTAGTGCGGAGCAGACGAATAAAGCAACTGAACATGTATCTTTATCGATGGAAGAAGTTGCGACGGGCTCTGAGCAGCAAGTCTTAAGTGTATCAAAAGTTAATTCTATCGCTTTAGAAATATCATCTGGTATGGGAAAAGTGGCTTCAACAATTCATTCAGTTGCGCTGTTAGCAGGGAATACAAATGAAAAAGCCACTTCAGGAAATCAAGTGGTGACTCAAACCATTGAACAAATGAATACTACACAAGCACAGGTAACTGATACTGCTAAAGTGGTGAATCAATTAGGAATTAAATCGAAAGAGATTGGTCAAATTGTGGAGCTAATTACACAAATTGCAAACCAAACAAACTTGCTTGCACTAAATGCGGCGATTGAAGCATCAAGAGCTGGAGAGCATGGTAAAGGATTTGCTGTTGTTGCTGATGAGGTGCGTAAGCTAGCTGAACAATCGGGAAGTGCTGCTGAGGACATTCAAAAGCTTGTTAGTCAGATACAAAATGAAGCAAACAATGCTATTGAAGAGATGAATAAAGGGTCAGCTTCGGTAAGTGAGAGTATTCAAATGGTTCATAAATCAGGATTTGCTTTTAAAGAAATAGTAGACATGGTGATGGAGATCTCTTCTCAAACGCAGGATGTTTCAGCAGTTATTAAGGAAGTACATGTTGGATCGAAAGAAATGGTTGAAAAGATGGAAGAGGTGGGGAGTATATCACAACAAACGGCTGAGAATTCTCAAAGTGTAGCCGCCGCTTCTGAGGAACAATCTGCTTCAATGCAAGAAGTTACAAGCTCTGCAAGTTCGCTATCATATATGGCTGAAGAATTACAGACTCTTGTTAGTAGATTTAAAATATAAAAGTAATATTGGTGTTTAAAAAGGCTACCGTTTTGGCGTTTGCATTTAGTTTGACTGCTTTCGTATAGGTTGTTTTAGGTATTCTTGAAACACACTTTAATAAAAGTATGATGTGTGTTCAATGCAAGAATATGTCTGTAAAAAGCTATAGTAAATATCGGTCCTGTTCAGTCCTCTCTTTTAAGACTGACTGAGGAATTTAACTAAAAACATAAGTGTGTTATATGATCCCTCGGACAAATAGTTCGGGGGATTTTTTGATAGGGGTGCTGATTTGGACGCATTATCATATTGGCTTAGCAAGTATGTATACCCCTTCTACATTATCAGAAATCACTAGCCTTATTCTTTATTGATATAGATAAATTTAAAGACATAAATGATCAATATGGACATGATATAGGAAATCAAGTACTCATAGTATTTGCTGATGTTTTACAAAAAGTGTTTCATTCTAATTCTCTAGTGTTTAGGCTAGGGGGAGATGAATTTAGGAGGTTGTCAAATAAGTCAAGCGGAAAAGATGGTTATATTAGATGAAACCGTAGTGGGGATTATTTTATCATAATCTAATTGAGTAGGTGATATTAATCAAGAAACTCTGATGTTTTTGAAAAGATGGATTGAATAAATATTTGAGGAGGTAGATATATGCAAAAGGGGTTATTGCACCATATCGAATTATATGTATCAGATTTAAAAAGGACAGTTGAATTTTGGGGCTGGCTCCTTGAGGAATTAGGTTATAGTTCTTATCAAAAATGGGAAGGTGGCCATAGTTGGATATTAGGTGATACATATATTGTTTTTGTTCAGGCAGAGGATAGGTTTTTAGATGTTACTTACCATAGGTGTCGAGTAGGATTAAACCATCTAGCATTTCATGCGAAATCACGTCAACATGTGGACGATATTACAAACAAATTAAGAGATAGAAACATCACTATACTTTACTCTGATAAACATCCATTTGCAGGGGGAGAAAACTATTATGCAGTATACTTCGAAGACCCAGATAGAATTAAAGTAGAACTCGTTTCCCCAAAATAGATAAATGAAGAAGGCGAAGCCAACAGGTTCATTGGTTTTAGAAAAGAACGTTAAAGTGTGCGGTCTATTCTTATTTGACCTACTCTGCGCAGCTTTTAGATAGTATAAAATGACATGTAACAATGGATATATATGTTAAAATATAATCATATATGTGAAATGATGATCATAAGGCAATAATCATTCTATAAGTAGTTTTGGAAAGAATATATAAGGGGTGTGAGTCTATGGAAATAAGAATTGAGAATAGTGGTGGAGAAATTTCATACATTGTTTCTAGAGTTTCTAACAGGTATGAAGAAATACTGAAAAATCAGTTTTACCAACTCGAAGATGGGAATTATGTGAAAAGGTTTTCTAATAAGACCGAAAACATTCAGAGAATCTCAGAAAACTTTAAATTATATGCAGAAGAGATGTTTAATCAGATGGGTTATTTTTCAGAAGTGAAATGGAAAGAAGCACTGCTAGGCTTTATAAAAAAAGTAGAAGGTCATGATATAAGTTGGTGGCTAACTGGTAGCTGTGCATTAGCGGTAAGAGGAGTTGCCACTACCCCCCATGATGTAGATATTATGCTAGACTCGAAAGATATTAATAAAATAAATGATATTTTCGGAGAATATGTAGTTGAACCTATTGAGGCTACTGAAGGTTGGGTTGTAAAGTATTTCGGTGTATTGTTTTTAAATGCAAGAATAGATGTTGCATTTGATCCGGAAACTTATATTGACCAACCATACCTAACAGATTTTGGTCCTCATGCTCAAAAGAACTTAGAAGAAGTAGATTTTGAGGGCTATTCTATAAAAGTTCCACCACTACAACTTCAGTTAGATGTTAATAAGAGAAGAGGTCGAGTAGATAGAGCAAAGGCAATAGAAGATTATCTAAATCTTTAAAAAAACACCATTATGAACTCCTCATACACTTAACTATGGGATGCTTACTTTAAAATAGAAAAATATAAAAATTATTTTGTTGCGCAAGTCATTCATGTATTTTAAAACCACTACAGAGAATGAAAAAAATTATTTTCATGGTAGTACACCGATACTAATTAATATACATATAGTATTATATGGGGTCTTTTATGAGTAAAGGCACTGTTATAACAAGTAAACACCTATATACCTCGCATATATGCGA from Bacillus sp. HMF5848 includes these protein-coding regions:
- a CDS encoding GGDEF domain-containing protein produces the protein MPLLHYQKSLALFFIDIDKFKDINDQYGHDIGNQVLIVFADVLQKVFHSNSLVFRLGGDEFRRLSNKSSGKDGYIR
- a CDS encoding nucleotidyltransferase domain-containing protein encodes the protein MEIRIENSGGEISYIVSRVSNRYEEILKNQFYQLEDGNYVKRFSNKTENIQRISENFKLYAEEMFNQMGYFSEVKWKEALLGFIKKVEGHDISWWLTGSCALAVRGVATTPHDVDIMLDSKDINKINDIFGEYVVEPIEATEGWVVKYFGVLFLNARIDVAFDPETYIDQPYLTDFGPHAQKNLEEVDFEGYSIKVPPLQLQLDVNKRRGRVDRAKAIEDYLNL
- a CDS encoding VOC family protein, which codes for MQKGLLHHIELYVSDLKRTVEFWGWLLEELGYSSYQKWEGGHSWILGDTYIVFVQAEDRFLDVTYHRCRVGLNHLAFHAKSRQHVDDITNKLRDRNITILYSDKHPFAGGENYYAVYFEDPDRIKVELVSPK
- a CDS encoding methyl-accepting chemotaxis protein; translation: MEEVATGSEQQVLSVSKVNSIALEISSGMGKVASTIHSVALLAGNTNEKATSGNQVVTQTIEQMNTTQAQVTDTAKVVNQLGIKSKEIGQIVELITQIANQTNLLALNAAIEASRAGEHGKGFAVVADEVRKLAEQSGSAAEDIQKLVSQIQNEANNAIEEMNKGSASVSESIQMVHKSGFAFKEIVDMVMEISSQTQDVSAVIKEVHVGSKEMVEKMEEVGSISQQTAENSQSVAAASEEQSASMQEVTSSASSLSYMAEELQTLVSRFKI